Proteins found in one Nitrospirota bacterium genomic segment:
- a CDS encoding M48 family metalloprotease: protein MKIRPFILIFLILALIGCKSYPPARTDATPPPSKEMGRAFVREALQHYQFVKDPDVVNVVNSVGRRIVSKIGSNPDSYHFFVVKESQPNAFAIPGGYIFVFDGLLLQLRDEGELAGVLAHEIAHVERGHFFKDDKKIAALDIATIAAILLSGGNPAALTLAGAANLDIRLQFSRDNESEADSYALRYLGKGGYSSEGLLNFFDTMIRYERFNPQMVPAYASTHPGLEERRDRVGAYLLKKSDDEDTAADGGSKPVISQDWLRMQATLLSRDIDLKDNSIFMQAMKIDQIPEDRREEALNYLSGLAYMKAGRYSDAIPKYLAAIASNRDNYVYHADLAYCYLKQQDLLRSREAAVRSIRLNEDYEPVHVIMGIIEIDSDNLPAAILHLENALRINDSDAMANFYLAMAYRKSGDVGLEAFYSAMYFKTSLVPERALNEFNRAKDLIKTGTPMQFRILQEIEEIKREGL, encoded by the coding sequence GTGAAGATAAGGCCTTTCATATTAATATTTCTGATACTTGCACTAATTGGCTGCAAATCATATCCTCCGGCAAGGACGGATGCCACACCTCCCCCATCCAAGGAGATGGGGAGGGCCTTTGTAAGGGAGGCCCTTCAGCATTACCAGTTTGTCAAAGACCCGGATGTAGTAAATGTAGTCAACAGCGTAGGCCGGCGCATTGTCAGTAAAATAGGGTCTAATCCTGACAGTTATCATTTCTTTGTGGTAAAAGAAAGTCAACCGAATGCCTTTGCCATACCAGGAGGATACATTTTTGTTTTTGACGGCCTTCTTCTTCAATTAAGGGATGAAGGGGAGCTTGCCGGCGTACTTGCCCATGAGATTGCGCATGTGGAAAGGGGACATTTCTTCAAAGACGACAAAAAGATTGCTGCGCTCGATATTGCCACTATTGCCGCTATCCTTCTGAGCGGCGGAAACCCTGCTGCACTTACGCTTGCAGGGGCCGCCAATCTCGATATAAGGCTGCAATTCAGCCGTGATAATGAGTCGGAGGCGGACAGTTATGCGCTCAGATACCTTGGAAAGGGAGGCTACTCATCCGAAGGACTCCTGAATTTCTTTGACACCATGATCCGTTATGAACGATTTAATCCCCAGATGGTTCCTGCGTATGCATCTACTCATCCGGGCCTTGAAGAAAGGAGGGACAGGGTAGGCGCATATCTCTTGAAAAAATCCGATGATGAGGACACTGCAGCTGATGGCGGATCAAAACCTGTTATTAGCCAGGACTGGCTGCGGATGCAGGCAACGCTCTTATCCCGTGACATAGACCTTAAAGATAATTCAATATTCATGCAGGCAATGAAAATTGATCAAATACCTGAAGACAGAAGGGAGGAGGCCTTAAATTATCTGTCAGGCCTTGCTTACATGAAGGCAGGACGCTACAGCGACGCAATTCCCAAATACCTTGCTGCCATAGCCAGTAACAGGGATAATTATGTCTACCATGCAGATCTTGCATACTGCTATTTAAAACAACAGGACCTTCTCAGGAGCAGGGAGGCAGCGGTCAGAAGCATAAGACTCAATGAAGATTATGAGCCTGTTCATGTAATAATGGGCATCATAGAGATTGATTCGGACAATCTTCCAGCAGCCATATTGCACCTTGAGAATGCGCTGAGAATAAATGATTCAGATGCCATGGCCAATTTCTATCTTGCAATGGCATACAGAAAAAGCGGAGACGTGGGCCTGGAGGCATTTTATTCTGCCATGTACTTCAAGACAAGCTTAGTCCCTGAGCGTGCACTTAATGAGTTCAACAGGGCTAAAGACCTGATAAAAACCGGAACACCCATGCAATTCAGGATTTTGCAGGAGATCGAAGAAATTAAACGCGAGGGTTTATAA
- a CDS encoding TlpA family protein disulfide reductase, which yields MNKGIVAIILTLSLFLTAGATLAVSVPMVGDSAPDFTLTSVKGEKVSLSQYRGSVVILGLFHICEPCMNQATELQKMLNEGKTKAVFLGVNTAGDTKEDVLAYLNQFKTNITFPYLLDPAKDVNRKYMQRLMPTVIIIDGDGVIRFRGSTTPKEVLISEIRKITDK from the coding sequence ATGAACAAAGGTATAGTTGCCATAATCCTGACATTGAGTCTTTTCCTGACAGCCGGCGCCACACTTGCCGTGTCCGTTCCTATGGTTGGTGACAGTGCCCCTGATTTTACCCTGACTTCTGTAAAGGGTGAAAAGGTATCTCTGTCTCAATACAGGGGTTCAGTTGTTATACTGGGTCTGTTCCATATCTGTGAACCATGCATGAATCAGGCAACGGAGCTGCAGAAGATGCTGAATGAAGGGAAGACGAAGGCGGTTTTCCTGGGGGTCAACACTGCCGGTGACACAAAGGAGGATGTGCTGGCATACCTGAATCAGTTCAAGACTAATATTACCTTTCCCTATCTCCTTGACCCTGCAAAGGATGTCAACAGAAAGTACATGCAGAGGCTCATGCCTACTGTGATTATAATAGACGGGGATGGGGTTATCAGATTCAGGGGCTCCACGACACCAAAGGAAGTGCTTATCTCAGAGATTAGAAAGATAACAGATAAGTAG
- a CDS encoding class I SAM-dependent methyltransferase: MDFTDTVIANPDKVYDSLADVYDHWVAEVPALKIFYNIFNRTIEKNSSKFHGTVLDIGCGTGILSRRIASLKGVDRVIGIDISPLSVEQASCKGIPDCNFYVASATQIPVKGNSIDCVVAYGDIISHIHTEYPSAINEIARVCKEGAHVFFDIDNKWNMSLFYEWDELKAAVNASLNEGHVRIWSFIDSTGRYNTMRFKTFTPREIRIILESCGFRIVSFEGIIILPNLLPQNIHYSPSGKGLLSQAVMALSKFDAMFSRLPGLRGLGIGASLIARKI, translated from the coding sequence ATGGACTTTACTGATACTGTAATTGCAAATCCTGACAAGGTATACGATAGTCTGGCTGATGTATATGATCATTGGGTAGCCGAAGTACCCGCCCTCAAAATATTCTATAATATTTTTAACAGGACAATAGAAAAGAACAGCAGTAAATTTCATGGGACTGTACTGGACATAGGGTGCGGCACAGGTATTTTGTCAAGACGGATAGCCTCATTAAAAGGGGTTGACAGGGTAATAGGCATAGACATTTCGCCGCTGTCTGTTGAACAGGCATCATGTAAAGGCATCCCTGATTGCAACTTCTATGTGGCATCTGCCACTCAAATACCTGTTAAGGGCAATTCTATAGATTGTGTCGTTGCATACGGGGATATAATAAGTCATATTCATACGGAATACCCGTCAGCAATCAACGAGATAGCCAGGGTATGTAAAGAGGGCGCACATGTCTTTTTTGATATTGACAACAAATGGAATATGAGTCTTTTCTATGAATGGGATGAACTGAAGGCGGCAGTTAATGCAAGCCTGAATGAGGGGCATGTACGGATATGGTCGTTTATAGACTCCACCGGCAGATATAATACCATGAGATTTAAGACATTTACCCCGCGGGAGATCAGGATAATACTGGAGTCCTGCGGTTTCAGGATAGTATCTTTTGAAGGGATCATTATATTGCCAAATCTACTGCCTCAGAATATTCACTACTCCCCCTCCGGGAAAGGTCTCTTAAGTCAGGCCGTAATGGCCCTCAGTAAGTTTGACGCCATGTTCAGCCGGCTCCCCGGCTTGAGGGGGCTGGGTATAGGCGCATCTCTCATAGCCAGAAAGATTTAA